Genomic segment of Alcanivorax borkumensis SK2:
ACGATAGCGGGTCACAACCAGCAAACTCGTCGGCTTAATATGCACTTCTGACTGATCAGCAAAACGTAGGCGGGCACTACTATTGGCGGCGGTTTCCAACGCATCACCAAAACCAACCACATCACCATTGCTCAGCCGACGAGGCTCTCCGCCGCTAGCTGGATACAACATCACTTCACCGGTGATCGCATCAACAGTGGCCGGAATGGGTTTTTCCTTCAACCAGCTCGTTGGCACCAGTAAGGTGTCGCCGGGGTGCAAAACATGAGGGTCGTCGAGGTCATTATGGCGTGCCAATTTACCCCAGCAGGTTTGTGGGGTCTGGGCGAACTGTTGGCAGACTTTCCAAAGAGAGTCGCCAGGGCGCAAGGTATAATGCCAATCATCCCCGGCCCAGGCCGTTGATAGCAGGCACAGCAGCATGGCCGTGCTCAACCAGACCCTCATAGATGTGTCCTTATTCTTCGATCGGCTCCAGACGATATCCGTGCTGGTACACCGTTTTAATTCGATAGCCTCGTTCAGGGCGAATTTGCAGGCTACGTCGAATCCGGCTGATATGCACGTCAACGGTGCGTGATTCAATCGGGGTCATGATACCCCAAACCTTCTCCAGCAAGTGCGCCCGACTCATGAGTTTGCCCACATTTTGGAACAAATAGCAGGCCAGCTCGTAATCCTTGTCAGTCAATTTAATCGCTTCTTCATCCAGCAGGATCTGACGCCGGGACCGGTCCACGGTCCACGGCCCCACATTCAGCGTGGTTTCTTCATCCATTTCCGATACCCCTGCCCGACGCCCGAGAGCGCTAATACGGGCCAGCAATTCCGCTTGCTTGGTAGGCTTCACCATATAATCATCCGCCCCTTGAGAAAGTGCGCCGACAATGGATGATTCATCATCACGCTGCGTCGCGAATAACACAGGGGTGCGATTACCGCTGGCTCGTACTTCTTCGAGCACAGCGTAGCCGTTCATGTCTGGCACTTCCCAGTCGAGCACCAAAATATCGAAGGTGTCACGACGCAGAAGGGACATAAAATCACGGCCACTGGCCATGTGAATACAGTTATGGCCAGCCTCTTTAAGCCAGTGAGTGACCAGCTCCGCCTGGGCCATGTCATCTTCGAGATAAGCAATGCGCACGGTTAAACTCCATCTGTTGCAGGCCAACATCTGCCCGCAAAGGGTACCGATGTATCAACGCGTTAGCGGGAAAAGATTGTAAAATACCCGAACGAACGATTCGGCACCACATCAGCCATCAGATCCAACCCTTACCTCACCCTCGCCTCTTTCAGGCCGGACCACTGGTCAACTTCAGGCCGACAATCCCCACCACAATCAATGCCATAAAGGCCAGCCGTGACGCATTGGCCGGATCCTTGAAGAACACGATACCGATCAGGGTAATACCCACCGCACCGAGCCCTGTCCAGATGGCGTATGCCGTGCCCACGGGAATGCCCCGCATCGCATAGGACAACATCAACATATTCAAGCCGGTGAGCACAAGTGAAGTACCAATAGAGAGCACCCCTGGGCTAAGCTGGATCCATTTGAGACTCATGGCCCAAGCGATTTCCACAATCACCGCCAGTAATAACACGACCCAATACAGATTCATCCCCACTTTCTCCAACACAAGCCCGCCCACCACATTGGCACACGGCGGACACGGGCTCGTCAGGAAAACAGCACTGCCGGAAACCCGGAAAGAGACAGCCTGCTCATGGTCAGATACCGGGACACGCTCCCGACGCGCCGATTATAGCGATCACAACACAGGATGCACCCAATCCATGGACGAGGCCGCCACAAACCGCTATCATTCGCGCCCGTTGAACCCCCAAGTTCTTCAAGTTTTGCGCCCGTAGCTCAGCTGGATAGAGCGTTGCCCTCCGGAGGCAAAGGTCAGAGGTTCGAATCCTCTCGGGCGTACCAGATAAAAAAACCTCCCATCGGGAGGTTTTTTTATGGGCTATCAAAAATCAACAGCACGCCCCCATCACTCATTTTCCCGATACGTACTTGGCGAGCAGCCCTGCCAGCGCCGGAAGGCGCGGACAAATCCGCCTGCGTCGGTGTACGCCAAGTGAGCAGCGACTTCTTCGATCTTCATGGTGGTGTTGCCCAGTAGTTGCAGGGCCAGCTGGCGGCGCTCTTCTTCGACTAAATCGCGGTAACTGGTGCCTTCCTGCTCCAGTTTGCGACGCAGGCTTCGGGTGGAAAGGGCCAGGTCGCGGGCCATATCATTGAGGCTGGCGCCCAGCCCCAACTCGCCAAGCAATTTTTGACGGACCTTGCCGGCGATACCGCTGCTTTCCACGGTATCCATACGTTGCTGACATTGCTGCTCAAGCATGCGAGTGAGGGCCGGATCGTAGCCGGAAAAGGGCCGGCTGGCACCGGCGCGGTTAACCATAATGCGGTTGGATCCAGCTCCAAATGTGGGGGCAATGCCGCACAGTGCTTTCAACGCTGCAGCATCCACATCGGGGGTGCCGGTGAACTCGATGGCTTTGAATTCAGCCCCCTGAAGGGAGATTTCCCTGGCCAGATTAAGAGAAGTGGCCATATCCCGCTCCAGCAGAAACTGGCGCAGATGGGGCGGAATGGGATCGGGGTCAAAGGTGATGCCAAAGGCATCCTCCTCTTCGCACAAAAGAATGCGGCAATAGGCCGTACTCAAAGGCAGATAGCGCACCCCAAGTGCAACAGCTTCGCGCAAGGTCTTACAGGTGCGCAGAGCAAAACCCCAAACCCCGAAGGTGGCCAAATTGTACTGCAAACCCAGCTCGAACCCGGAAGCCCCCACCTCCGGCAGGGCCAGCATCAAGTTTTCGATCAGCCGCATTTCCTGCGTGCGGGTCACCAGTCCTTCACCACTGGATAATTCGCTTTCCAAGATACCCGTGCCGAGCAGGCAGGTTTGCCGGTCAATGCCATTTCGCTGAGCGAAATTGAGCATCACCTGGCTGATGGCCACCGGGTGCAATTTGTCGTTTGATTGATGCATTAACCGTTCCGTTGATACCCCCCTGTCACACACTGGCCACTTTTGCAGGGTGATTGGCCACGGTGGCTATTCTGATTGTTGTGCCGTCTACGTAATGTTCACCCTAATCATACCAACAAGAGACAGCACCATGGACGCGGCAGCATTGAACAAACAAGCCATTGCCTGTGCCAAACACTATATGGGCAAAACCGCCTGGCCGACAATTTTACTAACCGTGGCCGTAGTCGCCGCCTTTATTGCCACACTCACGTTATTCGCCAATGGTACGCTACCGGCCTGGGGCGCTTATCTGCTGGTCGCCGTACTGACCTACATGTCCTATACGCCACTACATGAGGCCGCCCACGGCAATATTCACGGACAGAATGATGGCCGCAAATGGATCAACGATTTGTGCGGGTACCTAGTAGCCCCCATTATTGCGATCCCCTATGCCTCTCATCGCATTGAGCACTTCACCCACCACCGCTATACCAATCAACCGGGCAAGGATCCGGACTTTATTATCAGCGGGATGCAACAAGGACTACTGGGGTTACTGGCCGCCGGGCTACGCTTCCAGTGGGTGCAGAACACATTTTTTGTGCAACACAGCTGGGCCACTGCGTCATCCAAGGAAAGATTGATTTATTGCACCGAACTGGCGGTATCGATCGGCTGGCGCATTGCCTTCCTAACGATGGTAGACCAGCCCGGCACCATCGCCGTGCTGCTGCTGGGATATTACACTGGCGGGCTATTCACCGCCTACTGGTTTGCCTATCGTCCACACCACCCTTACAAGGTAAGTGAACGTTATCGCAACACTAACAGCCTGATTATGCCGCGCTGGATGAAGCCGCTGGAATGGTTCTGGTTGGGCCAGAACCTGCACTCCATCCATCACCTTTTTCCGCGTGTGCCGTTCTATAATTACCACGCCCTACATCGGGATATTGAGCCGGTCTTGCAGGCACAGGGCACGCCGATTATGGGTATTTTTTCCCGCCAACCGCTAGCCGGCAACGCGTACCCATCAGCAAAGAAGCCGTAGCACCCAACAAGACGATCAACCTGAGTGCATACCGCTAGCGGTATGCACTCGCACATCGCTAATACAACGCCACGATGCCCTCGAGGGAACCGCCTGAACTACCTTGATGGCGAAGCATTCGCCACAGAACCCTTGTCCCCGATCTGTTCCAGACTTTTTATTTCTCCCAAGCGGAGAACATCGGAGACCATGGGCCCGCTTATTGGTGCCACTCTACGACCACAATAAGGCGCGCAGCGACATACTGCCTAATAAGCAGAACCCGCCTCCCGTTCCGTTTCGGTGAGGTGCTTAGGCTGCCCCTCAGTGACCTTTCCGACCCAAAGCGGGTGAGGCTCGGCCAGGCGCACGCGTTTGCGAAACTGCCGCCGCACCACCCACAATGATAACGCCACCACCAATAACAGGCCGTTAATCAGCAGGTTGTCGCCGTCGAGTACATGCTCGCCCTCCAAGGCGACCTGCAATACCGGCACCGCCAAATAACACAACGGCGCGGCGGCCAGCATTTGGCCGCTGAACCGCAGCGGCGATGCCCGCAGACTCCGCAACACCAATAAGAGAATCGCACCGCCACACACCGCCCGCTCCACCGTGGCGACCCAGGCCGCCCAAGGCGTATA
This window contains:
- a CDS encoding AraC family transcriptional regulator produces the protein MHQSNDKLHPVAISQVMLNFAQRNGIDRQTCLLGTGILESELSSGEGLVTRTQEMRLIENLMLALPEVGASGFELGLQYNLATFGVWGFALRTCKTLREAVALGVRYLPLSTAYCRILLCEEEDAFGITFDPDPIPPHLRQFLLERDMATSLNLAREISLQGAEFKAIEFTGTPDVDAAALKALCGIAPTFGAGSNRIMVNRAGASRPFSGYDPALTRMLEQQCQQRMDTVESSGIAGKVRQKLLGELGLGASLNDMARDLALSTRSLRRKLEQEGTSYRDLVEEERRQLALQLLGNTTMKIEEVAAHLAYTDAGGFVRAFRRWQGCSPSTYRENE
- a CDS encoding DMT family transporter, whose protein sequence is MNLYWVVLLLAVIVEIAWAMSLKWIQLSPGVLSIGTSLVLTGLNMLMLSYAMRGIPVGTAYAIWTGLGAVGITLIGIVFFKDPANASRLAFMALIVVGIVGLKLTSGPA
- a CDS encoding response regulator transcription factor, with translation MRIAYLEDDMAQAELVTHWLKEAGHNCIHMASGRDFMSLLRRDTFDILVLDWEVPDMNGYAVLEEVRASGNRTPVLFATQRDDESSIVGALSQGADDYMVKPTKQAELLARISALGRRAGVSEMDEETTLNVGPWTVDRSRRQILLDEEAIKLTDKDYELACYLFQNVGKLMSRAHLLEKVWGIMTPIESRTVDVHISRIRRSLQIRPERGYRIKTVYQHGYRLEPIEE
- a CDS encoding fatty acid desaturase family protein, coding for MDAAALNKQAIACAKHYMGKTAWPTILLTVAVVAAFIATLTLFANGTLPAWGAYLLVAVLTYMSYTPLHEAAHGNIHGQNDGRKWINDLCGYLVAPIIAIPYASHRIEHFTHHRYTNQPGKDPDFIISGMQQGLLGLLAAGLRFQWVQNTFFVQHSWATASSKERLIYCTELAVSIGWRIAFLTMVDQPGTIAVLLLGYYTGGLFTAYWFAYRPHHPYKVSERYRNTNSLIMPRWMKPLEWFWLGQNLHSIHHLFPRVPFYNYHALHRDIEPVLQAQGTPIMGIFSRQPLAGNAYPSAKKP